In Enterobacter pseudoroggenkampii, the DNA window CGGTACCCGCCAGCAGTCTGGCGCGTCCACCCAGCGCGCCCTGCCACAGCACCGGAATCGCCTCTTCTTCGATAACGTGTACCAGCGGCTCGCTGGAGACGTTGACGATATCCGCCACGGAGATGCCGAGCGCGGCGGCCAGCTTGCACAAAATGGCGATGCTGGGATTGGCTGCGCCCTTTTCGATCTCCACCAGCATCCCTTTGCTGACGCTGGCGCGGCGGGACAGCTCGTCCAGCGACAGCTTTTTCTCTTTACGCCAGTTGCGGATGCGGTTCGCCACGGCCAGGCTTACCTGGGCAACATCGGCACCCGAATCAGTCATTATATTGACTTTATCAGTCATTGGTCACTACCATGGTATAAAACAGTCAATACAGGATTATTTATGTCTCTCGTTACGCCGTCAATAGATTCGCGTCTTGCCGGGATTGCCCCAGGCTTTCGGGCGCTGAGCATTCTGGTTGAAGCTGCGCCGATTACCCACCCGGAGGTAGCGCCCGCCGCGCTGGCGCAGGCCTGCCAGCAGATGTTGAATGATGATGTGCCGTGGGCTGATGCACACCTTTCAGACTGGGATGAGGTGTTTAAAGCCTTCGGCGCGAAACCGAAACGCACGCCCTGTTCCGCCGCGGCCCTGCGCAAGCGGGTACTGAAAGACGGTTCGCTGCCGTCGCTGGATCCGGTGGTGGATATCTATAACGCGGTGAGCATTCGCTATGCCATTCCGGTGG includes these proteins:
- a CDS encoding B3/B4 domain-containing protein: MSLVTPSIDSRLAGIAPGFRALSILVEAAPITHPEVAPAALAQACQQMLNDDVPWADAHLSDWDEVFKAFGAKPKRTPCSAAALRKRVLKDGSLPSLDPVVDIYNAVSIRYAIPVGGENLAAYSGAPRLTLAEGSEPFDTLKEGQPVVEHPEPGEVIWRDNLGVTCRRWNWRQGVRTRLDSQAQFMWFILESLPSMPLAALEEAGEELVNNLQRLMPGATAQVKMLTL
- a CDS encoding helix-turn-helix domain-containing protein translates to MTDKVNIMTDSGADVAQVSLAVANRIRNWRKEKKLSLDELSRRASVSKGMLVEIEKGAANPSIAILCKLAAALGISVADIVNVSSEPLVHVIEEEAIPVLWQGALGGRARLLAGTAGPDMIELWQWEMQPGERFTSPGHPAGTFELLHVNEGELTLTVDETVTQVNAGASAVAKTEVSHGYANESDTVLRFTMTVAEFHR